Proteins co-encoded in one Cytophaga hutchinsonii ATCC 33406 genomic window:
- a CDS encoding DUF423 domain-containing protein, whose amino-acid sequence MLHKTFLLAGSIFAGLGVAIGAFGAHKLKDFLLQTGRTETFEKAVMYQFYHSFALLIVGILLMQAQFNAKYLNYAGYSFIAGILIFSGSLYILCLTETPKWGAVTPIGGVCMIAGWVLVSMSFCK is encoded by the coding sequence ATGTTACACAAAACATTCTTACTTGCAGGTAGCATTTTCGCCGGGTTAGGCGTTGCGATCGGTGCCTTTGGTGCACATAAATTAAAAGACTTCTTACTTCAAACCGGTAGAACAGAAACATTTGAAAAAGCTGTTATGTATCAGTTTTACCACAGTTTCGCTTTATTGATCGTTGGTATCTTACTTATGCAGGCGCAATTCAATGCAAAGTATTTGAATTATGCCGGTTACAGTTTTATTGCCGGCATCCTGATCTTCTCCGGTTCATTATATATCCTTTGTTTAACAGAAACACCCAAATGGGGCGCTGTTACACCAATAGGTGGCGTATGTATGATCGCGGGCTGGGTTTTGGTATCCATGAGCTTTTGTAAGTAA
- a CDS encoding YggS family pyridoxal phosphate-dependent enzyme has translation MNKSALHDIRTFLTPYNTTLIAVTKTHPVEVLQQAYSSGLRIFGENKVQELISKAEVLPKDIQWHLIGHLQSNKVKYIAPFIYMIHSVDSFKLLQEINKEAKKNKRVIACLLQVYIANEDTKFGLDTQELTNLLLHPELEQLENIQIQGLMGMATNTNDQEQVRKEFRYLKNLFKSLAETIEKKNVAWKEISMGMTSDYRLAVEEGSTMVRIGSAIFGNR, from the coding sequence ATGAACAAATCTGCACTACATGATATCCGTACATTTCTGACGCCCTATAACACGACGTTGATAGCGGTTACAAAAACACATCCGGTTGAAGTACTGCAGCAAGCATATAGCAGCGGACTACGGATATTTGGAGAAAATAAAGTCCAGGAACTCATTTCTAAAGCAGAAGTACTGCCTAAAGACATACAATGGCATCTGATCGGGCACCTGCAAAGCAATAAGGTAAAATACATTGCGCCCTTCATTTATATGATCCACTCCGTTGACAGTTTTAAACTGCTGCAGGAAATCAATAAAGAAGCGAAAAAAAACAAGCGCGTCATTGCCTGCCTGCTGCAGGTATATATCGCAAATGAAGATACAAAGTTTGGCCTAGATACACAGGAACTGACCAACCTGCTGCTGCACCCGGAACTGGAACAACTGGAAAACATTCAAATACAGGGATTGATGGGAATGGCTACCAATACCAATGATCAGGAGCAAGTCAGAAAGGAATTCCGGTATCTGAAAAATTTGTTTAAATCGCTTGCTGAAACCATCGAAAAAAAGAATGTTGCCTGGAAAGAAATTTCTATGGGCATGACCTCTGATTACAGACTTGCCGTTGAAGAAGGCAGTACCATGGTTCGGATCGGAAGTGCGATCTTTGGAAACAGGTAG
- a CDS encoding GH3 family domain-containing protein, with the protein MDLLGKLFSRALKLSTLPTKKKRDAFSQQRKVLKKLLKKSANTQFGLRFNFYEILVQFSSGNKKVFYDFYKRRVPVYTYNTLYNEWWYRLKEGEADVTWPGKVQYFALSSGTSDASTKYIPITEQFLKANKKIGIRQLLSLAHYKLPKDLLGKGILMLGGSTHLHKTETYYEGDLSGIQASKIPFWFQYFYKPGSRIARNRDWESKLNDIVESAPDWDIGFIVGVPAWLQILLERIIARYQLKTIHDIWPNLTVFVHGGVAFDPYRKGFEKLLAKPIIYIETYLASEGFIAYQAGPGRKGMKLILDNGIFFEFVPFNEQNINASGDIVVNPKTLMIHEVEEGVDYVLLVSTCAGTWRYMIGDVIRFVDKAQAEIIITGRTKHFISLCGEHLSVDNMNQAIKLVAEELNIIIKEFTVSGIAHDTLFAHQWYIGTDHVIDPVVVSDLLDEKLKLLNDDYRVERTSALKEIFVTILPSQSFYDWMRYRGKEGGQNKFPRVLNKKLHEDWKAFLNQ; encoded by the coding sequence ATGGATCTGCTGGGGAAATTATTTTCAAGAGCATTAAAATTAAGCACATTACCAACTAAAAAAAAACGTGACGCATTCAGTCAGCAACGGAAAGTATTAAAAAAATTATTAAAAAAGAGTGCAAACACACAGTTTGGATTGCGGTTTAATTTTTATGAAATCCTGGTCCAGTTTTCTTCCGGTAATAAAAAAGTATTTTATGATTTTTATAAGCGCCGTGTTCCGGTGTATACGTACAATACGCTTTACAATGAATGGTGGTACCGGTTAAAAGAAGGAGAGGCTGATGTTACCTGGCCGGGCAAGGTACAATACTTTGCACTGAGTTCCGGCACTTCCGACGCATCAACAAAATACATACCGATCACCGAACAGTTTTTAAAAGCGAATAAAAAAATCGGTATCCGGCAATTACTTTCGCTGGCACATTATAAATTACCCAAAGACCTACTGGGGAAAGGTATACTGATGCTTGGCGGCAGTACACATCTTCACAAAACAGAAACATATTATGAAGGAGATCTGAGCGGAATACAGGCCAGTAAAATTCCGTTTTGGTTTCAGTATTTTTATAAACCGGGATCAAGAATTGCACGCAACCGGGACTGGGAAAGTAAACTGAACGATATTGTTGAATCTGCACCCGATTGGGATATAGGCTTTATTGTTGGCGTGCCGGCCTGGCTGCAGATCTTACTGGAACGCATTATCGCCCGCTATCAGCTTAAAACAATACATGATATATGGCCCAACCTGACCGTGTTTGTACATGGCGGCGTTGCCTTTGATCCATATCGCAAAGGCTTTGAAAAATTATTGGCGAAACCAATCATTTACATTGAAACCTATCTGGCTTCAGAAGGTTTTATAGCCTATCAGGCAGGGCCGGGAAGAAAAGGAATGAAGCTTATACTCGACAACGGAATATTTTTTGAATTTGTTCCGTTTAACGAACAGAATATAAATGCATCGGGAGATATTGTTGTAAATCCTAAAACCCTTATGATACATGAAGTAGAAGAAGGAGTGGATTATGTTCTTTTAGTATCTACCTGCGCAGGTACCTGGCGATATATGATTGGTGATGTGATCCGGTTTGTAGATAAAGCACAGGCAGAAATAATTATTACCGGACGTACCAAACATTTTATCAGTCTGTGCGGAGAACATTTATCGGTCGATAATATGAATCAGGCGATCAAACTGGTTGCAGAAGAATTAAATATAATCATTAAAGAATTTACGGTTTCCGGCATTGCGCACGATACCTTGTTCGCGCACCAATGGTATATCGGTACGGATCATGTTATTGATCCGGTTGTTGTTTCGGATCTGCTGGATGAAAAACTGAAACTGTTAAATGATGATTACCGCGTGGAGCGGACATCGGCATTAAAAGAAATTTTTGTAACCATTCTTCCAAGCCAAAGCTTTTACGACTGGATGCGCTACCGCGGAAAAGAGGGCGGACAAAATAAATTTCCACGGGTATTAAACAAAAAACTGCATGAAGATTGGAAAGCTTTCCTTAATCAATGA